The following is a genomic window from Acidimicrobiia bacterium.
CCGGGCCTCGAGAACTACGTGAACAACCTGCGTCGACTCGGCTTCGGCGACGAGGACTTCGAACCACCGTTGAGCGACCGCCTCGTGGACACGATCGTGGCGTGGGGCGACGTCGAGGCCGTCACCACCCGCATCCGCGCCCATCACGACGCCGGTGCCGATCACGTGTGCGTGCAGGTTCTCCCTGGTACCAACATCGACCACGTGATGCGCGATTACCGCACCATCGCCGAAGCCCTGCTGTAAAGATGGTTACGCGGGTTGGCGGTTCTGGTCGAGGTCGAGGTGGAGCATGCGGATGGCGTTGCCCCGCATGAGCTTGTAGATCGTCTCGTCGTCGAGGCCCTTTGTGAGCTTCTCGGCGATCTCCTTGGTGTGCGGCCACGTGGAGTCGGAGTGCGGGTAGTCGGTCTCGAACGTGATGTTGTCGACGCCGACGGATTCGAGAGACTCCAGTCCGTGCTTGTCGTCGAAGAAGCACCCGAACACGTGCTCCTTGTAGTACTGGCTCGGCGGCTTGAGCACCTTGCCTTCGAGGTTGGCCCACGCGCGGTTGTGGTCCCACACGTCGTCGGCGCGCTCGAGGATGTAGGGGATCCAACCGATCTGGCCCTCGGAGTACGCAATCTTCAGCTTCGGGTGCTTCTCGAAGGTGCCCGACATCAGGAAGTCCACCATCGACATCGCCGCGTTCATGTATGTGAGCGTGGAGCCGACACCCGCCGGCGCGTCGGCCGACGTGGACGGCATCTTCGACGACGAGCCGATGTGCATGCACACGACCGTGTCGGTTTCGGCGCAGGTAGCGAAGAACGGATCCCAGTAGCCGTCGGCGTCGTGCACCGACGGAAGCCCGAGGAACGGCGGGATCTCGGTGAAGCACACCGCGTGACCGCCGCGTGCCGCGCTGCGCTGCACCTCCGCGGCCGCGAGCTTGGCGTCCCAAAGCGGGATGAGCGGGAGTGGGATCAGCCGCCCACCGGAGCCGCTGCACCACTCGTCGAACATCCAGTCGTTGTAGGCCTGCACGCACAGGAGCGAGAGCTCTTTGTCGTCGGCCTCGAGGAACGTCTGGCCGCAGAAGCGCGGGAACGTGGGGAACGCGAGTGATGCCTCGGTCCAGTTGGCATCCATGTCCTCGAGGCGCGCCTTCTGGTCGAAGCAACCGGGGCGCATCTCGTCGAACGTGATCGCCGTGACCTTCACTTCGTCGCGATCGAAGCCCGCGGCAGCCGAAAGGCGCGTCAGCGGATACACGAGATCCTCGTAGAGCCACCAGTCGCACATGGGGCCGTCGTCGCCCGGCGCGTACGAGAACTTGCCGCCCACGAACGTCATCTCGCCCAACGGCGCGCGCATGGTGCGGGGCCCGATCTCCTC
Proteins encoded in this region:
- a CDS encoding amidohydrolase family protein, whose translation is MAEFPKIVSVDDHVVEPPNVWQDRLPAKYEEIGPRTMRAPLGEMTFVGGKFSYAPGDDGPMCDWWLYEDLVYPLTRLSAAAGFDRDEVKVTAITFDEMRPGCFDQKARLEDMDANWTEASLAFPTFPRFCGQTFLEADDKELSLLCVQAYNDWMFDEWCSGSGGRLIPLPLIPLWDAKLAAAEVQRSAARGGHAVCFTEIPPFLGLPSVHDADGYWDPFFATCAETDTVVCMHIGSSSKMPSTSADAPAGVGSTLTYMNAAMSMVDFLMSGTFEKHPKLKIAYSEGQIGWIPYILERADDVWDHNRAWANLEGKVLKPPSQYYKEHVFGCFFDDKHGLESLESVGVDNITFETDYPHSDSTWPHTKEIAEKLTKGLDDETIYKLMRGNAIRMLHLDLDQNRQPA